From one Solanum lycopersicum chromosome 12, SLM_r2.1 genomic stretch:
- the LOC101248087 gene encoding acyltransferase Pun1-like, which produces MAFQKENMEIEIISTKFIKPSSPTPNHLQTYKLSFFDQVSDETHLPLVFFYPPTNNINFSSHHEEQLEQSLSRILTHVYPISGRFNEDINSISCQDQGVKFIKAKMNSKLNEFLDKAHKDVNLSLLCWPQDSWNVDPSNLFTMPLVIIQITEFECGGLALSMSHMHMTMDGYSTFSFINEWSKVCRHKIPLEKIDFMSFDLANVFPTRDLSKLLLPRIPPVDRVECKLVARRLYINEDSISRLREKVSGDLCKFKPSRVEMIMAILWRAVIRASEKKHGYLRRSLMNIPINLRTRLISLPQVEKSFGNLGVDAPIKFIPEENKMELHEFVTLIHNAVKETITTCDKTSPEDIVSAVSNIYNESFLAQDWGGNDEVDRIISSSLCKFPIQEADFGWGKPCLMHFGSRHGQVCWLYDAECGNGICVQVDLKEDNMNLFECDNDIKDFFQF; this is translated from the coding sequence ATggcatttcaaaaagaaaatatggaaaTTGAAATCATATCCACAAAATTCATTAAACCATCTTcaccaactccaaatcatctCCAAACTTACAAGTTAAGTTTCTTTGATCAAGTATCTGATGAGACACATTTAcctcttgtttttttttatcctcCTACCAACAACAttaatttctcatctcatcatgaAGAACAACTTGAGCAATCCTTATCTAGGATTTTAACTCATGTTTACCCTATTTCTGGTAGATTTAACGAAGATATTAACTCGATATCCTGCCAGGATCAAGGGGTTAAATTTATAAAAGCAAAAATGAATAGTAAACTCAATGAATTTCTTGATAAAGCACATAAGGATGTTAACCTTTCACTGCTTTGTTGGCCTCAAGATTCATGGAATGTAGATCCATCTAACTTATTTACCATGCCACTTGTCATCATCCAAATCACGGAATTTGAGTGTGGTGGCTTGGCTCTATCTATGAGCCACATGCACATGACGATGGATGGTTATTCAACTTTTAGTTTTATCAACGAGTGGTCTAAAGTGTGTAGACATAAGATTCCTTTAGAGAAGATCGATTTCATGAGCTTTGATTTAGCTAATGTTTTTCCAACGAGAGATTTATCGAAGCTTCTATTGCCTCGTATACCTCCAGTAGATCGTGTGGAGTGTAAATTAGTAGCCAGGAGGCTATACATCAATGAAGATTCTATTTCAAGGCTAAGAGAAAAAGTTAGTGGAGATTTATGCAAATTTAAGCCGTCAAGAGTTGAAATGATTATGGCCATCCTATGGAGGGCTGTAATCCGTGCTTCAGAAAAGAAGCACGGATATCTAAGACGTTCTTTAATGAACATCCCTATAAATTTGAGAACTAGGTTGATTTCTCTACCTCAAGTAGAAAAATCATTTGGGAATCTTGGAGTTGACGCTCCTATAAAATTTATACCTGAAGAGAACAAGATGGAGTTGCACGAATTTGTAACATTAATTCACAACGCCGTGAAGGAAACTATCACTACTTGTGACAAGACTTCACCGGAGGACATAGTTTCCGCGgtgtcaaatatatataatgaaagttTTCTAGCACAAGATTGGGGAGGAAATGATGAAGTTGATAGGATCATAAGTTCAAGTTTGTGTAAATTTCCTATACAAGAAGCTGATTTTGGCTGGGGAAAACCATGTTTGATGCATTTTGGATCAAGACATGGTCAAGTTTGTTGGTTGTATGATGCAGAATGTGGCAATGGGATTTGTGTGCAAGTAGATTTGAAGGAAGATAATATGAATCTATTTGAATGTGACAATGATATCAAggatttctttcaattttag